DNA sequence from the Candidatus Kaistella beijingensis genome:
TTATTTCACATTCGCTTGGTTTAGAGAACAGGTTTGTACTCTCGTTTGTCCTTATGGAAGACTGCAGGGCGTTTTGATTGACAAACAAACCATTAATGTTTATTACGATTTCAAAAGAGGTGAAAACCGTGCAAAATGGAGAAAAGGCGAAGACCGAAAAGCGGAAGGAAAAGGCGACTGTATCGACTGTAACCAATGCGTTGTGGTTTGTCCTACAGGAATCGACATCAGAGATGGTCAACAATTAGAATGTGTCAACTGTACCGCATGTATCGACGCCTGCGATGAAGTAATGGTGAAAGTTGGTTTACCGAAAGGATTAATCCGATATGCAACAGAAGACGAAATTGAAAAAGAACAGAAATTCAAGTTCACAGGAAGAATGAAAGCTTACTCTGCGGTTCTACTTCTTTTAATTGGGTTTTTAGGATTTCTTTTGAGTAACCGTGGAACAATGGAAGCCAAATTCATCAAACCTGCAGGTTCATCCTTCTTCGTGCGCGACGGAAAAATAACAAATAGCTACAACTATACCTTCCTTAATAAATCCAATAAGGATCAGATTGTTACCATCAAAATTATTGATCCTCAACATGGAACAATTTCCATGGGAGAAGATGAAAAAATTGTGCTGAAAAAAGATCAGATGGCAAAAGGTACCGTGAATATCAGTTTCCCTGAAAAAGAGATAAAACTTTCCAAACAGAATGTGAAAATTGGTGTTTACGATCAGTCAGGAAAATTATTGGATACCTTTGAGACTTATTTCGAGGGACCTTTCAAAATTCAGTTCTAAAAAATAATTATGTTTAAAAAATTCAATTGGGGACATGGTGTCGCACTTGCTCTCGGTTTGTTCATCGCGTTTATACTATTTATGATTTTGGTTTTTCCGAATGGCCAGAAGAATTCAGAATTGGTTTCCCAAAGTTATTATGAGGATGAACTTACTTACCAAAAAGTAATCGATGCCAAAAACAATGCTGATCAACTTGCTGAAAAACCTCAATACCAACAAATTCCCGAAGGAATGAAAATTCAGTTTCCCGTTAATTTAGTTGCAGATAATAAAAAGGTGAATTTTGAACTTTTTAGAACAGATGATGCAAATCTTGATGTGAAAAAAGAACTGCAGTTGGATAACCAAAATTCTATTTTAATTCCTGAAAAAGTGATCAAGAAGGGTTCTTACACTTTAAAGGTAAAATGGTCTCAAAATAAAAAACCGTATCAAGTTGATTACGACGTATTATGGAATTAGCACTCATCATTTCTGCGATTGGTTTAGGTTTCGCATCCGGTTTTCACTGTATCGGAATGTGCGGACCGATTGCGCTTTCGATGGGTTTAACCAAAAAACAGGCAACGAATTATTATTTTCAAAATCTTACTTACCAATTCGGTAGAATTTTTACCTATTCGCTTCTGGGCACACTGTTAGGAATTGTGGGACAAGGTTTTGAAATGGCGGGATTTCAGCAATATTTAACGATTGCGGTTGGAATTTTACTCATTCTAATGGCGATTTTTTCTTTTGGCGGAAATGATTTCGCATCAAAAATTCCATTTCTTTCTAAATTGTTGTTGCAGGTAAAAATGAATTTGGGAAAACTTTTGCAAAAAGCAGATTACCGTTCCCGATTTACCACAGGAATTCTCAACGGATTTTTACCTTGCGGAATGGTTTACATGGCTTTAACCGCAAGTTTGGCTGCAGGAGGAATTTGGCAGGGAGCAAGTTTCATGGCACTTTTCGGATTGGGAACTTTGCCGTTTATGTTTGCCGTTGTTCTTTTAGGGAATTTAATGACTACCGCTTTCAGAATTAAAATCCTAAAATTCGTCCCTGTCTTAATGATTGTTTTGGGCGGACTTTTCATACTTCGTGGATTAGAAATCGGGATTCCTTATATTTCACCGAAGAAAGAAGCCTTGAAAATAATCCACAATAATTCTACAGAACATCAGGAAGGAAATCACGCGACTTGTCATTAAGACAGAATTTTACATCCTTCTAAATATTCGAAAACACTTTTCATTAAATCCAAAATTAACTTTGGTATCGCTTTTGAATCTAAATAGCACATTTAATAAATTCAAAAATGATTAAAAAACTTGGACTTTGGATTTCGGTTTTTGCGCTGGCAATTTTGCAATCGTGTAATGTAAGTACAGAAACCACCTATTACAAAGATTCGGCAACCAGCATGGAGTCACATATTCTGATAGATCAAAGCATGCTTGGAATGATGAATATGATGGGAAATAATACCGATGTTTTGAAAAAATCAACAGATTTAGGAAATCTGACTACGGATTGGAAAAGTCTTTTCGACTTGCAGAAAAACGGTACAATTACCTTAAATCAAGATTCGGCAAAAGTGCTGAAAAAAATGTTTTTGAAGCTAAACAAAAATAAAGACGAAATTTACGGACTTTCCTTAAAATACGACAAACTTCTTCCTGGGGAAATCGCAAGTCTTCTTTCTCAAAGCAAGCAATTAAAAAGCCTTCCTCTTCAGGACATGGCGACTTGGAATGGAAATACTTTGACGATTGATACCGACAAATTCAACTCTGCAGATTTTATTAGCGAAATATCGAAAAACACAACGGATAAAGAAGCCGACACAAAACCTAAAACAAAAAGTGATTCCATTGCAGCCTACGGAAAACAGATGGCACAAAGTATGGCGGGTTTAATGAAAATGGTCAACATGAATTTCAGCAACACTTTGAAATTTCAAAAACCCATTAAATCGATTGTTGGAAAACACGATTTTGTGAAACAAATTGACAATAAAACCATCCAGATCAACGTACGAAGCAAAGATTTGATGGACAACGGAAAAACGCTTGTGAATAAAGACAAGAAGATTATTATCACAACAGAATAAACAAAAAAACCACCAAAATTTGGTGGTTTTTTATGATTGTTGATTGTGTTAATTAATCAATTCAAATCTCGCATATTCCGCAATTTTTGCAGGAATTTTGATTCCGTCTTCTGTTTGGTTGTTTTC
Encoded proteins:
- a CDS encoding sulfite exporter TauE/SafE family protein, which encodes MELALIISAIGLGFASGFHCIGMCGPIALSMGLTKKQATNYYFQNLTYQFGRIFTYSLLGTLLGIVGQGFEMAGFQQYLTIAVGILLILMAIFSFGGNDFASKIPFLSKLLLQVKMNLGKLLQKADYRSRFTTGILNGFLPCGMVYMALTASLAAGGIWQGASFMALFGLGTLPFMFAVVLLGNLMTTAFRIKILKFVPVLMIVLGGLFILRGLEIGIPYISPKKEALKIIHNNSTEHQEGNHATCH
- the ccoG gene encoding cytochrome c oxidase accessory protein CcoG, with protein sequence MADEQNVFREGLKGGQGQVIEAETFRDSVNTMDQSGKRKWVFPRKPSGRYTNYRTLVAILLLAVFFALPFIKINGNPVLLLNILDRQFFIFGQPFYPQDFFILALGAITSIVFIILFTVVFGRIFCGWICPQTIFLEMIFRKIEYAIEGDRNKQMKLDRQEWNVEKIWKRSLKWGIYIIISLIITHWMFMYIVGYQEVFRIMQEGPFENFTNFLVMILFTAAFYFTFAWFREQVCTLVCPYGRLQGVLIDKQTINVYYDFKRGENRAKWRKGEDRKAEGKGDCIDCNQCVVVCPTGIDIRDGQQLECVNCTACIDACDEVMVKVGLPKGLIRYATEDEIEKEQKFKFTGRMKAYSAVLLLLIGFLGFLLSNRGTMEAKFIKPAGSSFFVRDGKITNSYNYTFLNKSNKDQIVTIKIIDPQHGTISMGEDEKIVLKKDQMAKGTVNISFPEKEIKLSKQNVKIGVYDQSGKLLDTFETYFEGPFKIQF
- a CDS encoding FixH family protein — its product is MFKKFNWGHGVALALGLFIAFILFMILVFPNGQKNSELVSQSYYEDELTYQKVIDAKNNADQLAEKPQYQQIPEGMKIQFPVNLVADNKKVNFELFRTDDANLDVKKELQLDNQNSILIPEKVIKKGSYTLKVKWSQNKKPYQVDYDVLWN